In Patescibacteria group bacterium, the following are encoded in one genomic region:
- the rpmI gene encoding 50S ribosomal protein L35 produces MKLKTHRGLAKRIKKTKTGKIKRRSAFISHLLSKKSAARKRRHAVSQDVSMADRKVVRKLVPYNK; encoded by the coding sequence ATGAAGTTAAAAACACATCGAGGATTAGCAAAAAGAATTAAAAAAACTAAAACTGGCAAGATTAAACGCAGATCAGCCTTTATTTCGCATTTATTAAGTAAAAAATCAGCGGCTCGCAAACGCCGACATGCTGTGTCACAAGACGTAAGCATGGCAGATCGAAAAGTGGTGAGAAAATTAGTCCCATATAATAAATAA